The Rhodospirillales bacterium genome has a segment encoding these proteins:
- a CDS encoding BON domain-containing protein, with protein sequence MAAMRGHRYASILLVSLVTSLAAEPALAQFNPFSGVVSAIEAAAEDRSAADIAADAKIKTVIVARLTDNLGKEGALLGVDVYEQEVMLTGTVSTAETKTSAGKVAAGVEGVKKVYNEVLLESVIAADDKGKPTANIVDDTVIEAKIKALYIEGKGINVTNWRWRSVKGRVFLFGRALTKDEHAKAVQIAKDVSGVVLVVSRAKIRPKS encoded by the coding sequence ATGGCCGCCATGCGCGGCCATCGATACGCTTCAATCCTGCTGGTATCGCTCGTGACGAGTTTGGCCGCCGAGCCGGCATTGGCGCAGTTCAATCCCTTCTCGGGCGTTGTGTCCGCGATCGAGGCGGCAGCCGAGGACCGCAGCGCAGCTGACATCGCCGCCGATGCCAAGATCAAGACCGTGATCGTTGCGCGACTCACCGACAATCTCGGTAAGGAAGGCGCGCTGCTGGGCGTCGACGTTTACGAGCAGGAGGTGATGCTGACCGGAACGGTTTCAACGGCCGAAACCAAGACATCCGCCGGCAAGGTCGCGGCCGGGGTCGAAGGGGTGAAGAAGGTTTATAACGAAGTGCTGCTGGAGAGCGTGATCGCTGCCGACGACAAGGGGAAGCCCACCGCCAATATCGTGGACGACACGGTGATCGAGGCCAAAATCAAGGCGCTCTACATCGAAGGCAAGGGTATTAACGTCACCAACTGGCGATGGCGTTCGGTCAAGGGGCGCGTCTTCCTGTTCGGGCGCGCCTTGACCAAGGACGAGCACGCGAAGGCGGTTCAGATCGCCAAGGACGTTTCCGGCGTCGTCTTGGTCGTCAGCCGGGCCAAAATTCGACCCAAGTCGTAA
- a CDS encoding dienelactone hydrolase family protein, which produces MHQDVLSLMPKADISRRSFVTGATAIAGFAIAAGPVNAQTVVTTDTGGLIAGMGQVPVAGGMMPAYYAMPANGGPFPTVLVVQEIFGVHEHIKDVCRRLGKLGYMAVAPELYFRQGDPSKLPDVPTIFKEIVSKVADAQVMADLDSTAAWAIAQKSANPDKFAVTGFCWGGRITWLYSAHSPRVKAGVAWYGRLVGDKNAMTPRQPVDIAAELKAPVLGLYGAADQGIPVATVDQMKAALKAAKVATDWVVYPDAPHAFHADYRPTYREGPAKDGWKKMQEWFKKHGV; this is translated from the coding sequence ATGCACCAAGATGTCCTGAGTTTGATGCCGAAGGCCGACATCAGCCGTCGTTCTTTCGTGACCGGCGCGACCGCGATCGCCGGATTTGCTATTGCGGCGGGTCCGGTCAACGCCCAGACAGTGGTCACCACCGATACGGGCGGGCTGATCGCCGGGATGGGACAGGTGCCCGTCGCCGGTGGCATGATGCCGGCCTATTACGCCATGCCGGCCAACGGCGGACCGTTTCCGACCGTGCTGGTGGTGCAGGAAATCTTCGGCGTGCATGAGCACATCAAGGACGTTTGCCGCCGCCTCGGCAAGCTCGGGTACATGGCCGTCGCGCCTGAGCTTTACTTCCGCCAGGGCGATCCGTCGAAGCTCCCGGACGTGCCGACCATCTTCAAGGAAATCGTCTCAAAGGTTGCGGATGCGCAGGTGATGGCGGATCTCGACTCGACTGCCGCCTGGGCCATCGCCCAGAAGAGCGCCAACCCCGACAAATTCGCCGTCACCGGCTTCTGCTGGGGCGGGCGCATCACGTGGCTCTATTCGGCGCACAGCCCACGGGTGAAAGCGGGCGTCGCTTGGTACGGCCGATTGGTCGGGGACAAGAATGCCATGACCCCGCGCCAGCCGGTCGACATCGCCGCCGAACTCAAGGCGCCGGTACTGGGGCTTTACGGCGCCGCCGATCAGGGCATCCCGGTCGCCACGGTCGACCAGATGAAGGCGGCCCTGAAGGCGGCCAAGGTCGCGACCGATTGGGTGGTCTACCCTGACGCGCCGCACGCCTTCCACGCCGATTACCGTCCGACCTACCGCGAGGGACCGGCCAAGGACGGCTGGAAGAAGATGCAGGAGTGGTTCAAGAAACACGGGGTTTGA